In one Rutidosis leptorrhynchoides isolate AG116_Rl617_1_P2 chromosome 8, CSIRO_AGI_Rlap_v1, whole genome shotgun sequence genomic region, the following are encoded:
- the LOC139862811 gene encoding uncharacterized protein isoform X1: protein MSKKKNRNKQPTPAVTLRKSPRFLQIVLADPADPITPDPEPRRTRIPSSASPLTLTGINNDNSKIRSRASVRSNHCCRLNRNNSELIIEDGVNKFKQFGNSIKNKVKRSKRKRDNNVDRLDTLAIYDDDDTGKQDEVSDKCADKSKNGAAVCTTIVVHEGLKAEADFNKTINNGWTKDQELALEKAYIGAKPNPHFWKNVSRLVPGKSAQECFDKIHSSHLTPPPPRLRSRSRVSNSNDLSFPASKLLDSSSPKRKKPRYHKQKSHVIQRTVRHMLQNQYNNVNQVSDADLFSVLEPTFTESVNCNLMLTTPDRNPVEVLKMCRERSSTVKKKSVSRFSTLVSPPVLKEVKNKALHEKYIDQLNCREAKRKAAYAKAEKVHQIKGMKQESSVERKNAIKDAKNALVFGAKDAINEFQHYQAKVLSNLFDNECDVDADEGV from the exons ATGTCCAAGAAGAAAAATCGTAACAAACAGCCAACACCAGCCGTTACCCTCCGTAAATCACCCAGATTTCTCCAAATTGTGCTCGCAGATCCTGCAGACCCGATAACTCCTGATCCGGAACCACGAAGAACCCGTATCCCTTCATCAGCCTCACCTCTCACCTTGACCGGAATAAACAATGATAATTCTAAAATTAGGTCTAGAGCATCTGTAAGGTCGAATCACTGTTGCCGTTTGAATCGTAATAACA GTGAATTGATAATTGAAGATGGTGTGAATAAATTTAAACAGTTTGGTAATTCAATAAAGAATAAAGTGAAACGCAGTAAGCGAAAACGAGACAATAATGTTGATCGATTAGATACCTTGGcaatttatgatgatgatgatacaggaAAACAAGATGAAGTATCTGATAAATGTGCAGATAAGAGCAAAAATGGAGCTGCTGTTTGCACTACAATTGTAGTTCATGAAGGCTTGAAGGCTGAGGCGGATTTTAATAAAACGATAAACAATGGTTGGACGAAAGATCAAGAATTGGCATTGGAGAAAGCTTACATAGGAGCAAAGCCCAACCCACACTTTTGGAAGAACGTTTCGAGGCTG GTACCAGGCAAATCTGCACAGGAATGTTTCGACAAAATACACAGTAGTCATTTAACACCACCGCCACCTCGCCTGCGTTCCAGGTCTCGAGTATCAAATTCAAATGATTTATCTTTTCCCGCTAGTAAATTGCTTGATTCTTCAAGCCCTAAACGTAAAAAACCGAGATACCATAAGCAAAAGAGTCATGTAATCCAGAGGACTGTAAGACACATGTTACAAAATCAGTATAATAACGTAAATCAAGTTTCTGATGCGGACCTGTTTTCAGTTCTGGAGCCCACATTCACTGAATCTGTAAATTGTAATTTGATGCTTACCACACCTGATCGTAACCCTGTTGAGGTACTAAAAATGTGTCGCGAAAGATCGTCTACAGTGAAAAAAAAGAGTGTTTCAAGATTTAGTACACTTGTGAGTCCGCCCGTTTTAAAGGAGGTTAAAAACAAGGCGTTGCATGAGAAGTATATTGATCAGTTGAATTGTAGAGAAGCTAAAAGGAAAGCAGCTTATGCAAAGGCAGAAAAGGTTCATCAAATTAAAGGGATGAAACAAGAGAGTTCTGTTGAGAGAAAGAATGCAATCAAAGATGCGAAAAATGCGTTGGTTTTTGGTGCGAAAGATGCGATTAATGAGTTTCAACACTATCAGGCTAAGGTACTAAGCAACCTTTTTGATAATGAATGTGATGTTGATGCTGATGAGGGAgtgtaa
- the LOC139862811 gene encoding uncharacterized protein isoform X2, which produces MSKKKNRNKQPTPAVTLRKSPRFLQIVLADPADPITPDPEPRRTRIPSSASPLTLTGINNDNSKIRSRASVRSNHCCRLNRNNNKSKNGAAVCTTIVVHEGLKAEADFNKTINNGWTKDQELALEKAYIGAKPNPHFWKNVSRLVPGKSAQECFDKIHSSHLTPPPPRLRSRSRVSNSNDLSFPASKLLDSSSPKRKKPRYHKQKSHVIQRTVRHMLQNQYNNVNQVSDADLFSVLEPTFTESVNCNLMLTTPDRNPVEVLKMCRERSSTVKKKSVSRFSTLVSPPVLKEVKNKALHEKYIDQLNCREAKRKAAYAKAEKVHQIKGMKQESSVERKNAIKDAKNALVFGAKDAINEFQHYQAKVLSNLFDNECDVDADEGV; this is translated from the exons ATGTCCAAGAAGAAAAATCGTAACAAACAGCCAACACCAGCCGTTACCCTCCGTAAATCACCCAGATTTCTCCAAATTGTGCTCGCAGATCCTGCAGACCCGATAACTCCTGATCCGGAACCACGAAGAACCCGTATCCCTTCATCAGCCTCACCTCTCACCTTGACCGGAATAAACAATGATAATTCTAAAATTAGGTCTAGAGCATCTGTAAGGTCGAATCACTGTTGCCGTTTGAATCGTAATAACA ATAAGAGCAAAAATGGAGCTGCTGTTTGCACTACAATTGTAGTTCATGAAGGCTTGAAGGCTGAGGCGGATTTTAATAAAACGATAAACAATGGTTGGACGAAAGATCAAGAATTGGCATTGGAGAAAGCTTACATAGGAGCAAAGCCCAACCCACACTTTTGGAAGAACGTTTCGAGGCTG GTACCAGGCAAATCTGCACAGGAATGTTTCGACAAAATACACAGTAGTCATTTAACACCACCGCCACCTCGCCTGCGTTCCAGGTCTCGAGTATCAAATTCAAATGATTTATCTTTTCCCGCTAGTAAATTGCTTGATTCTTCAAGCCCTAAACGTAAAAAACCGAGATACCATAAGCAAAAGAGTCATGTAATCCAGAGGACTGTAAGACACATGTTACAAAATCAGTATAATAACGTAAATCAAGTTTCTGATGCGGACCTGTTTTCAGTTCTGGAGCCCACATTCACTGAATCTGTAAATTGTAATTTGATGCTTACCACACCTGATCGTAACCCTGTTGAGGTACTAAAAATGTGTCGCGAAAGATCGTCTACAGTGAAAAAAAAGAGTGTTTCAAGATTTAGTACACTTGTGAGTCCGCCCGTTTTAAAGGAGGTTAAAAACAAGGCGTTGCATGAGAAGTATATTGATCAGTTGAATTGTAGAGAAGCTAAAAGGAAAGCAGCTTATGCAAAGGCAGAAAAGGTTCATCAAATTAAAGGGATGAAACAAGAGAGTTCTGTTGAGAGAAAGAATGCAATCAAAGATGCGAAAAATGCGTTGGTTTTTGGTGCGAAAGATGCGATTAATGAGTTTCAACACTATCAGGCTAAGGTACTAAGCAACCTTTTTGATAATGAATGTGATGTTGATGCTGATGAGGGAgtgtaa